The Teredinibacter sp. KSP-S5-2 genome includes a window with the following:
- a CDS encoding alkaline phosphatase: MKKKWYAATGVASLTLSTCLSAQVLPSYQTDSAWYTDSQNAIAQKQSLPVSSKAKNVILFVGDGMGISTLTASRIYEGQLAGKSGEEGYLSFEKFPYTALVKTYNVDAQTPDSAGTMTAIMTGAKTDVGVIGVDEDIVRGDCSTVKGNELVTALELAEIKGLSTGIISTARITHATPAATYAKSADRNWEDNSDQPDGVDCEDIASQLINFESNLEARFPGVDVNGMEVAFGGGRRHFLPKDPAYNSADFGGEPTKAEGDRTDNRDLTAEWMTQYGNGSYIIDQAGFDAINTETTSHVLGLFNESHMQYEADRNNDVAGEPSLSEMTEKAIKILDNNQNGFFLMVESGRIDHAHHAGNAFGALSDTIELAKAVEAAVASTNPEDTLILVTADHGHVFTIAGYPKRGNPILGKVVGVGSTEPSLANDGMPYTTLGYTNGLGFRDLGNETDSDASYAEGPVTGRQDLTAIDTTTPGFHQETLVPMSSETHAGEDISLHATGPGAHLIQGVVEQNIIFHYINQALDLTAK, encoded by the coding sequence ATGAAGAAGAAATGGTACGCAGCCACGGGTGTTGCGTCGCTAACGCTGTCGACTTGCCTTAGCGCGCAAGTCCTTCCCAGCTATCAAACCGATAGCGCCTGGTATACAGACAGCCAGAATGCAATCGCACAAAAACAATCGCTACCCGTTTCCAGCAAAGCAAAAAATGTTATTTTGTTTGTTGGCGATGGTATGGGTATCTCAACCCTGACCGCATCTCGTATCTACGAAGGGCAGCTCGCAGGCAAAAGCGGTGAAGAAGGGTATTTAAGTTTTGAGAAATTCCCGTACACAGCACTAGTAAAAACCTATAACGTGGACGCACAAACCCCTGACTCCGCCGGCACCATGACCGCCATTATGACCGGAGCCAAAACCGACGTGGGTGTTATTGGTGTTGACGAAGATATCGTGCGTGGCGACTGCTCAACGGTTAAAGGCAATGAGTTGGTTACTGCACTGGAACTGGCCGAAATTAAAGGCTTGTCCACGGGCATTATTTCAACTGCACGTATTACTCATGCAACTCCAGCAGCCACTTATGCCAAATCTGCTGACCGTAACTGGGAAGACAATTCCGACCAACCAGACGGCGTAGACTGTGAAGATATCGCTTCTCAGCTCATTAATTTCGAAAGCAATTTGGAAGCACGTTTTCCAGGTGTTGACGTGAACGGAATGGAAGTTGCCTTTGGCGGCGGACGTCGTCACTTCTTGCCTAAAGACCCAGCATATAACTCTGCAGATTTCGGTGGTGAACCAACCAAAGCGGAAGGTGATCGCACAGACAACCGTGATTTAACAGCAGAATGGATGACTCAATACGGTAATGGTTCTTACATTATCGACCAAGCCGGTTTCGATGCAATTAACACAGAAACCACCAGCCATGTATTAGGTTTGTTCAACGAATCTCACATGCAATATGAAGCCGACCGCAATAACGATGTTGCCGGCGAGCCTTCACTTTCAGAGATGACAGAAAAAGCCATTAAGATTTTGGATAACAATCAAAACGGATTTTTCTTGATGGTTGAATCCGGTCGAATCGATCACGCACACCACGCAGGTAATGCGTTCGGCGCGCTTAGCGATACTATTGAATTGGCTAAAGCTGTTGAAGCCGCAGTGGCCTCTACGAACCCAGAAGACACGCTTATTCTTGTTACCGCTGACCACGGCCATGTATTTACTATTGCTGGTTATCCCAAACGCGGAAACCCAATTTTGGGCAAAGTTGTTGGCGTGGGTAGTACTGAGCCGTCATTGGCTAACGATGGTATGCCTTATACCACTTTGGGCTACACCAACGGCTTGGGTTTCCGTGATTTAGGCAACGAAACCGATTCAGACGCTTCCTATGCCGAAGGTCCCGTTACTGGTCGTCAAGATTTAACAGCAATCGATACAACTACTCCTGGTTTCCACCAAGAAACATTAGTGCCAATGAGTTCAGAAACCCACGCGGGCGAAGATATTTCTCTTCATGCCACTGGACCTGGTGCTCACTTGATACAGGGCGTAGTGGAGCAAAACATAATTTTCCACTACATCAACCAAGCACTTGATTTAACCGCTAAGTAA
- a CDS encoding glutathione S-transferase family protein produces MQLYYSSASPFARKATILLHLHDMFRETELIIANPLGDPQFRQVNPLAKVPALVDNALTLVDSPLICEYIDDLAVKQGKKGTFHKGEADYYDVQLIHVYADGIMEAAVATMMQRRAPDSEPSIFWEERWHQAISTTIRLLDPDKLDIDDDIHIGSVSVVAALGYLDLRFTNYAWREENPELAEWYNKVQKRDWYIQTQPE; encoded by the coding sequence ATGCAGCTTTATTATAGCTCTGCTTCACCTTTTGCGAGAAAGGCCACAATATTACTTCACCTTCACGACATGTTCCGTGAAACAGAATTAATTATTGCCAACCCCTTGGGCGATCCACAGTTTCGACAAGTAAATCCTCTCGCTAAAGTTCCAGCACTTGTTGATAACGCTCTAACCTTGGTCGATAGCCCTTTAATCTGTGAATATATTGATGACCTGGCGGTAAAACAAGGAAAAAAAGGGACTTTTCATAAAGGCGAAGCAGACTACTATGATGTTCAGCTAATTCACGTGTATGCAGATGGCATTATGGAAGCGGCTGTAGCAACTATGATGCAGCGTCGAGCCCCGGACTCAGAGCCTTCTATTTTTTGGGAAGAGCGATGGCACCAGGCAATCTCCACGACTATCCGCTTGCTCGACCCGGATAAATTGGACATCGATGACGATATTCATATCGGTTCTGTTTCAGTGGTCGCAGCCTTGGGATATTTGGACTTGCGTTTTACCAACTATGCGTGGAGGGAAGAAAACCCTGAATTAGCAGAGTGGTATAACAAGGTTCAAAAACGGGACTGGTATATACAAACTCAGCCCGAATAA
- the hemB gene encoding porphobilinogen synthase, whose protein sequence is MANQPNLPAREYPHTRMRRNRYADFSRRLVRETSLSADDFIYPVFVVDGQKQRQAISTMPGQERLSIDELLKDVEQLLELGIPAIALFPNINPELKTPCGEAAFNEEGLVARCVRKLKQEYPELGIICDGALDPYTSHGQDGIINEDGYVLNDETIIALQKQALVCANAGADIIAPSDMMDGRVGAIRQALDQQQFINTQILAYSAKYASAYYGPFRDAVGSAANLGKGNKFTYQMDPANSNEALHEVQLDISEGADMVMVKPAMPYLDIIYRVKEAFGMPTFAYQVSGEYAMQMKAIEAGIFSDDIILESLMGIKRAGADGILTYFAKTAAAKLKHA, encoded by the coding sequence ATGGCCAATCAGCCCAACTTACCCGCTCGTGAATACCCACACACCCGGATGCGCCGCAACCGCTACGCGGACTTTTCCCGACGCCTGGTAAGAGAAACCAGCCTCAGCGCAGACGATTTTATCTACCCGGTATTTGTGGTCGATGGCCAAAAGCAACGGCAAGCCATTAGCACCATGCCCGGCCAGGAACGCCTCTCCATCGATGAGTTGTTAAAAGATGTCGAGCAGCTACTTGAATTAGGTATTCCAGCCATCGCCTTGTTTCCCAATATCAACCCTGAGTTAAAAACCCCCTGCGGTGAAGCGGCATTCAATGAAGAAGGTCTAGTTGCCCGCTGTGTACGTAAGCTAAAGCAAGAATACCCGGAACTGGGCATTATTTGTGATGGCGCGCTGGATCCCTACACTTCACACGGGCAGGACGGCATCATCAACGAAGACGGTTATGTACTAAACGATGAAACCATCATCGCGTTGCAAAAACAGGCTTTAGTATGCGCCAATGCGGGTGCCGATATTATTGCCCCTTCCGATATGATGGACGGCCGTGTCGGCGCGATTCGCCAGGCACTGGATCAACAGCAATTTATTAACACACAAATTCTGGCCTATTCTGCCAAATATGCGTCTGCTTATTACGGCCCCTTTCGCGACGCAGTGGGCTCCGCCGCCAATTTAGGTAAAGGCAATAAGTTTACTTACCAAATGGACCCCGCCAACAGCAACGAAGCTTTACATGAAGTACAGTTGGATATTTCTGAAGGTGCAGATATGGTGATGGTAAAACCTGCCATGCCCTACCTCGATATTATTTACCGTGTAAAAGAAGCATTCGGTATGCCAACCTTTGCCTATCAAGTCAGCGGTGAATACGCCATGCAAATGAAAGCCATCGAAGCCGGTATTTTCTCCGACGATATTATTCTTGAATCGTTAATGGGTATTAAGCGCGCTGGTGCCGATGGCATACTGACCTACTTTGCCAAAACCGCAGCGGCAAAATTAAAACACGCCTAA
- a CDS encoding HNH endonuclease, which yields MEARILRLNMAGQPIEWINWKEATCLFARDLVAWTMGGVVKKAHGGFSRITGQRTIIELPAIMACDGEKLAPVKTNPPLSNPALFYRDNCQCLYCGNHFDFSQLSRDHVHPSSRGGEDKWENVVAACKRCNQHKGNFLLSEIGMDLLALPYRPNPAEYLALINNARIRGDQMEYLRPAFKRYSGVPI from the coding sequence GTGGAAGCAAGAATTCTTAGACTTAATATGGCTGGCCAACCAATTGAATGGATTAATTGGAAAGAGGCCACCTGCTTATTTGCCCGGGATTTAGTTGCCTGGACAATGGGCGGTGTTGTTAAAAAAGCACATGGTGGTTTTTCCCGTATAACAGGTCAGCGCACAATTATTGAGTTGCCCGCGATTATGGCATGCGATGGAGAAAAGCTGGCTCCTGTAAAAACAAATCCCCCGTTGTCCAATCCCGCACTTTTTTACCGAGATAATTGCCAGTGTTTATATTGTGGTAATCATTTTGATTTTTCCCAGCTGTCCCGCGATCATGTTCATCCGAGTAGTCGAGGTGGTGAAGATAAATGGGAAAATGTTGTTGCAGCCTGTAAGCGTTGCAATCAGCATAAAGGAAACTTTTTATTATCAGAAATTGGAATGGATCTTCTCGCTTTACCTTATCGGCCTAACCCTGCGGAATATTTAGCGTTGATTAATAATGCAAGAATTCGCGGTGATCAGATGGAGTACTTGCGTCCAGCATTCAAGCGCTACTCCGGTGTTCCGATATAA
- a CDS encoding SMP-30/gluconolactonase/LRE family protein codes for MRKVEVALDVRANLGECPRWDEKKQLLYWVDINEGQLHCFNPATGADEFLQFNEEIGCFSLRPENGFVLGMRSGFQLLDGWNTELTPIVDPEADLSSNRFNDGRCDAKGRFIAGSVYPPKDRDGANLWSLGLDMDAVQLAEGLLTSNGAAFSPDNTVFYFSDTPKHVIYRYDYDLETGGISNGEVFHQFPHGNGRPDGAAVDSEGCYWTALYEGGRIARLSPEGEIVEEITIPARCPTMVAFGGEDMKTLYITTVGNRPEEELEEYPHSGAIFRVDVDVPGLVEHRFCK; via the coding sequence ATGCGTAAAGTCGAAGTTGCCTTAGACGTCAGAGCTAACCTTGGAGAGTGCCCGCGCTGGGATGAAAAAAAACAACTACTCTATTGGGTTGATATTAACGAAGGGCAATTACATTGTTTTAACCCCGCTACCGGGGCAGATGAGTTTCTCCAGTTTAATGAAGAAATTGGCTGTTTTAGTTTGCGTCCTGAGAATGGCTTCGTTCTTGGTATGCGTTCGGGTTTTCAGTTGCTGGATGGTTGGAACACAGAGCTAACGCCAATTGTCGATCCAGAAGCAGATTTATCCAGTAACCGCTTTAATGATGGGCGTTGTGATGCCAAAGGGCGTTTTATTGCAGGAAGCGTTTACCCTCCTAAAGATCGAGACGGGGCAAACCTGTGGAGTCTGGGTTTGGATATGGATGCGGTACAACTTGCTGAAGGGCTATTAACATCAAATGGTGCAGCGTTCAGCCCTGACAATACAGTTTTCTATTTCTCCGATACCCCCAAACACGTCATCTACCGTTATGACTACGATTTGGAAACTGGTGGCATATCTAATGGTGAGGTCTTTCATCAGTTTCCACATGGCAACGGCCGACCTGACGGTGCTGCTGTGGATAGCGAAGGTTGTTATTGGACGGCCCTGTATGAAGGTGGTCGTATTGCCCGCTTAAGCCCTGAAGGCGAAATTGTAGAAGAAATTACTATTCCCGCACGTTGCCCAACCATGGTGGCATTTGGAGGGGAAGATATGAAAACCTTATACATTACCACTGTGGGTAACCGTCCAGAGGAAGAATTGGAAGAATACCCACACTCCGGTGCAATCTTCCGTGTTGATGTTGATGTACCTGGTTTAGTGGAACATCGCTTTTGTAAATAA
- a CDS encoding polysaccharide deacetylase family protein — translation MRWFVLCFLLLISLPNYALVVLQYHHVSEETPKSTSISPKLFKQHLQYLEEKKFRILSAKEFYDLAKKNQGFPNHSVLITFDDGYRSVYDVAFPELKKRKWPFIVFVNSQAHDQKNSQYMSWDELRNISKRGGTIANHTDTHPHLIRNWHNEPLLKWNAQRLKEVEYAEKRIKQEIGTSTKLFAYPFGEYDVSLQKVLVENGYVAFGQQSGPVVKLNAVRPVPRFPFGGAYGTFSDFETKVNSLPFPSVAIQTTDESGRPFKDPELPAKVNIPVLKFSSPIFQVMKGVQCFASGQGEIKVEEKGSAVYVQANSPLPVGRSRYNCTLSAGGGRYYWYSQMFIRRNTDGSWYNESH, via the coding sequence GTGCGTTGGTTCGTCTTGTGTTTCTTGTTACTGATTAGCTTACCGAATTATGCGTTGGTCGTATTACAATATCATCATGTGAGTGAAGAAACACCGAAGTCCACAAGTATCTCACCCAAATTGTTTAAACAACATTTACAATACCTGGAAGAGAAAAAATTTCGTATTTTAAGTGCGAAAGAGTTTTACGACTTAGCCAAAAAGAATCAAGGATTCCCGAATCACAGTGTATTGATCACTTTTGATGACGGCTACCGATCCGTTTACGACGTCGCATTTCCCGAGCTGAAAAAAAGAAAATGGCCGTTTATTGTTTTTGTGAACAGTCAGGCGCATGATCAAAAAAACAGCCAATATATGAGTTGGGATGAACTAAGAAATATAAGTAAACGTGGTGGAACCATTGCCAATCACACTGACACCCATCCACATCTTATTCGCAACTGGCACAATGAGCCGTTATTAAAATGGAATGCGCAGCGTTTAAAAGAAGTTGAATACGCGGAAAAGAGAATCAAACAGGAGATAGGGACGTCAACAAAGTTATTTGCTTATCCATTTGGCGAGTATGATGTGAGTTTGCAAAAAGTGCTGGTTGAAAATGGGTATGTTGCCTTTGGCCAACAGTCCGGCCCTGTGGTCAAGTTAAACGCCGTTCGGCCGGTTCCCCGCTTTCCTTTTGGTGGTGCTTATGGCACGTTCAGTGATTTTGAAACCAAAGTAAATAGTCTTCCTTTTCCTTCTGTCGCCATTCAAACAACAGATGAGTCCGGCCGACCATTTAAAGACCCTGAATTACCTGCAAAGGTAAATATTCCTGTGCTCAAATTTTCATCCCCGATATTTCAGGTGATGAAGGGGGTGCAGTGTTTTGCTTCTGGTCAGGGCGAAATTAAAGTGGAAGAAAAAGGCAGTGCGGTGTATGTGCAAGCAAACTCACCTTTGCCTGTTGGACGAAGTCGATATAATTGCACGCTTTCTGCTGGCGGTGGACGATATTACTGGTACTCACAAATGTTCATTCGGCGAAACACCGACGGCAGTTGGTACAACGAAAGCCATTAA
- a CDS encoding FdhF/YdeP family oxidoreductase produces the protein MDNNKNKQPPKIVGGGVKKVLYTLNTVRRMGLINSGKALTSNNTCKACGLGMGGQKGGMANEVGDYPSVCNKSIQAQSTDIQPPIPNEIFAHTIEDLKELSGREIEKLGRLNTPLYKAAESNTFAPVDWDWAISHTAQHFNNAEPDNTFFYSSGRSSNEAGFILQLLARIYGTNNVNNCSYYCHQATGVGMTNTIGTGTATVELNDLAHCDLIFVIGANPASNHPRFIYQLKGCRDRGGQVIVINPAKEPGLVKFAVPKSAKSMLTGGSEIASEYIQPHIGSDLALLTGISKALIENNEHDVDFINQYCQDFSSYKTLLDTVSWDWICSTTGIDKNTIQQTAARYAQANNVVFAWGMGITHHRNGVENVEAIVNLALLRGMVGKPYAGLLPLRGHSNVQGIGTIGVKPVLPQDVLNKLQETLDINLPKQKGMDTLACLEAAHQEKIQAALFMGGNLYQASPDSSWTQQALDRIPFKVYLTTTFNLGHIHGIENSEAIILPVTARDEEWQSTTQESMFNFVRMSDGGIQRIANPRPESDILCSLAEKIIPENTFSFKPFKQHKHVREAIAATIPGMEQLQNIDRNHNEFHINGRIKHAPTFDTANNKAHFAIHSIQFMDICSESYPIRLSSIRSEGQFNSIIYEEKDSYRGTIHRWVVLMSRETAQLHGLKMGVPVMIESEHGKMSDVQIHEFDLPTHNVMAYYPEANILIGREADPRSKTPAFKSVAVKIYQTE, from the coding sequence TTGGATAACAACAAAAACAAACAGCCCCCCAAGATTGTTGGCGGCGGAGTCAAAAAGGTTCTCTATACCTTAAATACGGTTCGCCGCATGGGTTTGATAAATAGCGGCAAAGCATTAACCAGCAACAACACCTGCAAAGCTTGCGGTCTCGGTATGGGCGGTCAGAAAGGCGGCATGGCGAATGAAGTTGGCGACTACCCTTCTGTTTGCAATAAAAGCATTCAAGCGCAATCAACCGATATTCAACCGCCTATCCCCAACGAAATATTTGCTCACACCATTGAAGACCTGAAGGAATTATCCGGCAGGGAAATTGAAAAACTGGGCAGACTGAATACACCATTATACAAAGCGGCAGAGAGCAATACCTTCGCACCGGTTGACTGGGATTGGGCAATATCACACACCGCTCAACATTTTAATAACGCCGAACCGGACAATACCTTTTTTTATTCATCCGGTCGTTCATCCAACGAAGCGGGTTTTATTCTTCAGCTTCTTGCCAGAATTTACGGCACCAATAACGTCAATAACTGCTCATATTATTGTCATCAGGCGACCGGCGTGGGTATGACCAACACCATTGGTACCGGAACTGCTACGGTAGAGTTAAACGATTTAGCCCACTGCGATCTTATTTTTGTTATTGGTGCAAACCCGGCGTCCAATCACCCGCGATTTATTTATCAACTAAAAGGTTGTCGGGACCGGGGCGGACAAGTCATTGTCATCAACCCGGCAAAAGAACCCGGCCTGGTGAAATTTGCCGTACCGAAAAGTGCAAAGTCCATGCTAACTGGAGGCAGTGAGATTGCTTCTGAGTATATTCAACCGCATATTGGTTCTGACCTCGCATTACTCACAGGCATCAGCAAAGCGTTAATAGAAAATAACGAGCATGATGTCGATTTTATTAACCAATACTGTCAGGATTTTTCCAGCTATAAAACCCTACTGGACACAGTAAGCTGGGATTGGATTTGCAGTACAACAGGCATCGATAAAAACACCATTCAACAAACCGCCGCGCGCTATGCTCAGGCCAACAATGTTGTTTTTGCCTGGGGAATGGGGATTACTCATCATCGAAACGGGGTCGAAAATGTGGAGGCGATCGTCAACCTTGCACTATTGCGCGGCATGGTTGGCAAACCTTACGCTGGCTTACTTCCATTGCGAGGACATAGTAATGTGCAGGGTATTGGCACCATTGGAGTAAAACCGGTATTACCTCAGGACGTGTTGAATAAACTGCAAGAAACGCTGGATATAAACCTGCCCAAACAAAAGGGCATGGACACTCTGGCCTGCCTTGAGGCGGCACATCAAGAAAAAATACAAGCAGCATTGTTTATGGGCGGCAACCTGTATCAGGCATCGCCCGACAGCAGTTGGACACAGCAAGCACTTGATCGTATTCCTTTTAAAGTGTATCTAACCACGACATTTAACCTCGGGCATATTCACGGCATAGAAAACAGTGAAGCCATTATTCTTCCGGTTACGGCGCGGGACGAGGAATGGCAAAGCACCACACAGGAATCGATGTTTAATTTTGTTCGTATGAGCGACGGTGGTATTCAACGCATAGCCAACCCCCGTCCTGAATCTGATATTCTTTGCAGCCTGGCGGAAAAAATAATTCCTGAAAACACATTCAGTTTTAAACCGTTTAAACAGCATAAGCATGTACGTGAGGCAATAGCCGCAACGATTCCAGGAATGGAGCAATTACAAAACATTGATCGGAACCACAATGAGTTTCATATCAATGGCCGGATAAAACACGCACCCACTTTTGATACCGCCAACAATAAAGCGCATTTTGCTATTCACAGTATTCAATTCATGGATATTTGTTCGGAAAGCTATCCAATTCGTTTGTCCAGCATTCGCAGTGAAGGGCAGTTTAATTCGATTATTTACGAAGAAAAAGACAGTTACCGGGGAACGATACATCGCTGGGTTGTGTTGATGAGCCGGGAGACAGCTCAATTACATGGGTTAAAAATGGGTGTACCGGTAATGATTGAATCGGAGCATGGAAAGATGTCCGATGTACAGATTCATGAGTTTGATTTACCCACCCATAATGTGATGGCGTATTACCCTGAAGCAAATATTCTGATTGGTCGGGAGGCAGACCCTCGTTCCAAGACACCGGCGTTTAAATCGGTAGCAGTAAAAATCTATCAAACAGAATAA
- a CDS encoding ClbS/DfsB family four-helix bundle protein, with the protein MPRPTTKQALLDLSRENYNKLNALIDSLSPAEQKGTYPFEHRDKNIRDTIAHLHEWHLMFLAWYKVGMKGDKPDIPAKGYTWKTLPDLNQIIWQKYQSVGLADIRKEFKSSYDKVRRCIQKHSDEELFEKKRYKWTGTTSLGAYMISATSSHYDWAMTWLKKYQKSLG; encoded by the coding sequence ATGCCGAGGCCAACCACCAAACAAGCGTTGCTGGACCTGAGCCGGGAAAATTATAATAAACTGAATGCGTTGATTGACTCGTTGTCGCCTGCCGAACAGAAGGGCACGTATCCATTTGAGCATCGAGATAAAAATATTCGGGATACCATTGCACACTTACATGAATGGCATCTTATGTTTTTGGCATGGTATAAAGTGGGAATGAAAGGCGATAAGCCGGATATTCCCGCGAAAGGCTATACATGGAAAACCCTGCCCGATCTGAATCAGATTATTTGGCAGAAGTATCAGTCTGTTGGTTTGGCTGATATTCGCAAAGAGTTTAAATCCTCCTATGATAAGGTTCGACGTTGTATTCAAAAGCATTCTGACGAAGAGCTTTTTGAGAAGAAGCGTTACAAGTGGACGGGTACGACTTCCTTGGGGGCATATATGATTTCTGCAACTTCAAGTCATTATGATTGGGCGATGACTTGGCTAAAAAAATATCAAAAGTCGCTTGGTTAA
- a CDS encoding alkaline phosphatase gives MNSVISKLAVAVAVASLAACSGDDGKNGADGSNGSNGHNSLVSQTSLSVGNANCANGGVQINTGVDANDNNTLDDSEVASTQYVCTPARTTLDNSELLTNLNNPWYSAATNKVAQSKANMEEIAKMAGQAKNIILFVGDGMGVSTVTASRIFEGQSMGMLGEEHSLSFGKFPYAGLAKTYNVDAQTPDSAGTMTALMTGVKTDVGVIGVDEDIVRGDCSTVAGNELVTALELAEIAGKSTGIISTARITHATPAATYAKSADRNWEDNSDQPAGTTCEDIASQLINFEPNLEARIAGVDVDGIEVVMGGGRRHFLPKDAAYNSPDYAGSSAEGDRTDGRDLTAEWTGMYANGVYVYDQAGFDAVNPATTERLFGLFNESHMQYEADRGNDVAGEPSLTEMTEKAIDILDNNNDGFFLMVESGRIDHAHHAGNAFGALNDTVEFASAVQAAVNATDAEDTLIIVTADHGHVFTIAGYPKRGNPILGKVVNVGSTEPAMAADDMPYTTLGYTNGLGFRDLGNETDSDASYATSADAGRKDLTSVDTETPGFHQETLVPLSSETHSGEDVGVYAQGPGAHLVSGTHEQNTIFHIMNYAGNLVDSANQAVNLP, from the coding sequence ATGAATAGCGTAATTTCAAAATTGGCTGTCGCGGTTGCTGTAGCGAGCCTCGCAGCTTGTTCAGGCGACGACGGTAAAAACGGCGCCGATGGTAGTAATGGCAGCAACGGTCATAACAGTCTGGTGAGCCAAACAAGTTTATCTGTTGGCAATGCAAACTGTGCAAACGGCGGCGTTCAAATTAATACCGGTGTTGATGCCAATGACAACAACACCCTGGATGACAGCGAAGTTGCTTCAACGCAATATGTATGTACACCAGCGCGTACCACATTGGACAACAGTGAATTGTTAACCAACTTAAACAACCCATGGTACTCAGCGGCAACCAATAAAGTTGCCCAGTCAAAAGCCAACATGGAAGAAATTGCCAAGATGGCTGGCCAGGCAAAAAATATTATTTTGTTTGTCGGCGATGGCATGGGTGTTTCTACCGTAACAGCATCACGAATATTCGAAGGCCAGTCTATGGGAATGTTGGGTGAAGAACACTCACTCAGTTTTGGTAAATTCCCTTACGCCGGTTTAGCCAAGACGTATAACGTGGACGCACAAACACCGGATTCCGCAGGCACAATGACAGCCCTTATGACCGGCGTAAAAACGGACGTCGGTGTAATTGGCGTTGACGAAGATATTGTTCGTGGTGATTGTTCAACAGTAGCAGGTAATGAATTGGTTACTGCTCTAGAGCTTGCAGAAATTGCCGGAAAATCTACCGGTATTATTTCAACTGCGCGAATTACTCACGCCACACCAGCGGCAACTTATGCCAAATCGGCAGACCGTAACTGGGAAGATAATTCTGACCAACCTGCTGGCACAACCTGTGAAGACATCGCATCACAGCTTATTAATTTCGAACCTAACCTTGAAGCACGCATTGCGGGTGTAGACGTTGATGGTATCGAAGTTGTGATGGGTGGTGGACGTCGCCATTTCCTACCTAAAGATGCGGCCTATAACAGCCCTGACTATGCAGGCTCCAGCGCGGAAGGTGACCGTACCGATGGACGCGACTTAACCGCAGAATGGACAGGCATGTATGCCAACGGTGTTTACGTTTATGACCAGGCAGGTTTTGATGCAGTTAATCCGGCAACAACGGAACGTCTATTTGGTTTGTTTAACGAATCGCACATGCAATACGAAGCAGATCGTGGCAATGATGTTGCGGGTGAACCATCACTGACTGAAATGACCGAGAAAGCCATTGATATTTTGGATAATAACAATGACGGCTTTTTCCTAATGGTTGAATCAGGTCGTATCGATCACGCTCACCACGCGGGTAATGCTTTCGGTGCGCTGAACGATACCGTTGAATTTGCCTCCGCTGTTCAAGCAGCCGTCAACGCTACCGATGCGGAAGATACACTGATTATCGTGACAGCCGACCATGGCCATGTGTTTACCATTGCCGGTTATCCAAAGCGTGGCAACCCGATCCTAGGTAAAGTGGTTAACGTTGGCAGCACAGAACCAGCAATGGCTGCGGACGATATGCCCTACACCACTTTGGGCTATACCAACGGCCTTGGTTTCCGTGACTTAGGTAATGAAACAGATTCCGATGCTTCTTACGCTACCTCTGCGGATGCTGGCCGAAAAGACCTTACCAGCGTCGATACAGAAACTCCCGGGTTCCACCAGGAAACTTTGGTTCCTTTGAGCTCTGAAACACACTCTGGTGAAGACGTGGGTGTTTATGCCCAAGGGCCGGGAGCACATCTGGTATCAGGAACTCACGAGCAAAACACCATTTTTCATATCATGAACTACGCCGGTAATTTGGTCGATTCAGCTAACCAAGCTGTTAACCTTCCATAA